Proteins encoded within one genomic window of Bombus vancouverensis nearcticus chromosome 4, iyBomVanc1_principal, whole genome shotgun sequence:
- the LOC117156508 gene encoding UNC93-like protein MFSD11 encodes MTIDRGFLNVLILSWGFMLVFTAFQTMGNIEKTVLQSINEDDPNFTGEAYTSLAIIYAVFATCNWLAPSYISMTGPRIAILTGACCYALFIGSFLWPQNVLLYAASCILGLGAALIWTGHGQYLTENSDSDTMSRNAGIFWAIFQCSMFAGNLFVYFMFTDSKINATTRRLVFGVLTGLAILGTCLLATLRRISNSLVLGEAEGVSSADKELRIPEPARKKPLLAAWHALTDAIDLFITKKILLLSSMFVYTGLVLTFYSGVYSSSIGFTKAMGDSRKSLIGLSGIFIGIGEVVGGALFGIFGSKVSRVCGVWSVVLTGFCAHLFAFVSIFLNLPNDSPFADTDGIGYITPSPVLAMAGSLALGFGDACFNTQVYSLLGILFPQRSAPAFALFKFCQSVAAAVSFAYSNVVYLHIQLLILTITIVIGTSTFCFVEYSTRRERESNQSESDVSSE; translated from the exons ATGACAATAGATAGAGGCTTTTTAAATGTGTTGATACTAAGTTGGGGATTTATGCTGGTATTTACCGCGTTTCAAACAATGGGAAATATCGAG AAAACAGTGCTACAAAGTATTAACGAGGATGATCCGAATTTCACCGGCGAGGCCTACACTAGCTTAGCGATAATCTATGCCGTGTTTGCCACGTGCAATTGGTTAGCGCCGTCGTACATTTCGATGACAGGGCCGAGGATCGCTATATTGACCGGCGCTTGTTGCTACGCCCTTTTCATAGGATCTTTCCTCTGGCCTCAAAACGTTCTGCTTTATGCTGCTTCCTGTATCCTAGGTCTGGGAGCTGCTTTGATATGGACTGGACACGGACAATACCTAACGGAGAATAGCGACTCGGACACGATGTCCAGAAACGCTGGTATATTCTGGGCGATTTTTCAGTGCTCCATGTTTGCTGGCAACCTTTTCGTCTACTTCATGTTTACCGATTCTAAGATTAATGCGACGACCAGGAGACTCGTTTTCGGTGTGCTCACCGGATTAGCGATTCTCGGCACGTGTTTACTGGCTACCTTGAGAAGGATATCGAATAGCCTAGTTTTAGGCGAAGCAGAAGGCGTCTCGAGCGCCGACAAAGAACTTCGCATACCAGAACCTGCAAGGAAGAAACCGTTGTTAGCTGCCTGGCATGCTTTAACCGATGCGATCGAtctttttattacaaaaaagaTACTTTTGCTATCTTCCATGTTTGTGTATACTGGACTGGTGTTGACGTTTTATTCGGGAGTCTATTCGTCCAGTATCGGATTCACCAAAGCAATGGGTGACTCGCGTAAGAGTCTGATTGGTCTTTCTGGAATTTTCATTGGAATCGGAGAAGTGGTTGGCGGAGCTCTCTTTGGCATCTTTGGCTCGAAGGTATCTCGCGTCTGTGGCGTGTGGTCGGTGGTGCTTACCGGGTTCTGCGCACATTTATTCGCTTTCGTTTCCATTTTCCTGAATCTACCGAACGACTCGCCATTCGCAGATACCGACGGCATAGGTTATATCACTCCCTCGCCAGTTTTGGCAATGGCTGGAAGTCTCGCTCTGGGTTTTGGAGATGCCTGTTTCAATACCCAGGTCTATTCGTTATTAGGCATATTATTTCCACAACGAAGTGCACCAGCTTTTGCACTGTTTAAATTTTGCCAATCGGTCGCGGCTGCGGTAAGTTTCGCTTACAGTAATGTCGTTTACCTCCATATACAGCTCCTAATCTTAACGATAACGATCGTTATTGGTACTAGTACTTTCTGTTTCGTTGAGTACAGTacaagaagggaaagagagagtaATCAATCAGAGAGCGACGTGTCGAGCGAGTAA